Below is a window of Streptomyces qaidamensis DNA.
TTGAAGCGGTCGCAGTCCGCCTCCAGCTTGTCGATGTAGAACTGCTCGACCCGCAGGGGCGGGAACTCCGGGTTCTCCACCACCGGCGTCGACAGGTCCGCGCCCACGTCGAACAGGTCGTTCTGGACGCGTGTGAGGACCTTGACGAGCTCCTCGTCGAGACCGCCCAGCGCGATCGCCGTGCCGATCACCGCGTTCGCCTCGTTGGCGTCGGCGTACGCGGAGATCCGCAGATCGGTCTTGGCGACCCGGCTCATGTCGCCGAGGGCGGTGGTGCCCTGGTCGCCGGTCCTGGTGTAGATGCGCGTCAGATTGACCATGTGGCCAGCGTAGTTACGCTCAGGCGGTTCGGAACACGCGTGTGCCCACTGTCACGGACAGCGCCGTGAGGCCGACGGCCACCAGCGCGCCGTAGAGCATGTGGGGTGTGGCGTAGTCGCCCACGTACGCGTCCCGCACCGCGTCCACCAGATAGCGGAACGGCATGAGGTGCGAGAGGGCGTCCAGCCAGGCCGGTCCCAGGGTCATCGGCAGCATCAGGCCCGACAGCAGCATGGACGGCATGGTCAGCGCGTTGATCGCCGGGCCGAAGCTCTGCGGGGTGTCCATCCTCATCGCCAGTGCGTACGACAGGGCGGCCAGCGAGAGCGTGAGCAGGGCGACGAAGGCGAAGCCGATCAGCACCCCGGCCAGGGGCGCCCGCAGGCCCATCACCACCGCGGCCAGCACCAGCAGCACGGCCTGGAAGACGAACACCGTGGCGTCCCGCAGCACCCGGCCCAGCAGCAGGGCCAGCCGGCTGACCGGGGTGACGCGCATGCGCTCGACCACGCCGTGGCCCTTCTCGATGATGATCGAGAAGCCCGCGAAGGATGCCCCGAACAGGCCGAGTTGGAGCAGCAGCCCGGGGACGAGCACCTGCCAGGAGCTGCCTCCCGTGCCGAGCGGCAGGTCGGTGAGCAGCGGGCCGAAGAACAGCAGGTACAGCAGCGGCATGAGTACGCCGAAGAGCAGCGCGAAGCGCGAGCGCAGTGACTGGCGGAGGTAGCGCCCGTAGACGAGGGCGGTGTCGTGCAGCAGCATCGTGGGTCCTCTGGGTCCTCTGGGTCCTCTGAGTCTTTGAGTCCGCCGGGCCCTAGACGGCGACGGGGGTCTGGTCGGCCGGCGCGGCGCTGCGGCCGGTGATGGCGAGGAACGTGTCCTGGAGCGAGGCGTCGAGCGAGCCGCCGTGGCGCAGCTTCAGCGCGCTCGGGGTGCCCTCGGCGACGACCACGCCGTGGTCCACGACGACCAGCCGGTCGGAGAGGGCGTCGGCCTCGTCGAGGTAGTGCGTGGTCAGGAACACCGTCGTGCCGTGCTCGTCGCGCAGACGGCGCACCAGGTCCCACAGGTCGGCACGGCTGCCGGGGTCGAGACCGGTCGTCGGCTCGTCCAGGAACAGCACCTTCGGGCGGTGGGTGAGCGCCATCGCGATGTCCAGCCGCCGCCGCTGACCGCCGGAGAGCGCGCCGCACCTGCGGTCGAGGAGCCCGGTGAGGTCCAGGTCGCGGGCCAGTTCCCCGGCGCGCTCGACGGCCTGCGCCCTGGTCAGCCGGTACAGCCGCCCCTGGGTGACCAGTTCCTCCCGCACGCTGATCTGCGGATCGACCCCGCCGGACTGCGCCACGTAGCCGCAGGCCCGCCGCACCCCGGCCGCGTCCGTCGCCAGGTCGCATCCCGCGACGGTGGCGGCGCCGCCGGACGGTGCCAGCAGCGTCGTCAGCATCCGCAGGGTCGTGGTCTTGCCGGCCCCGTTCGGGCCGAGGAAGCCGAGGATCTCGCCCTCGCGGACGGTCAGGTCGATCGAGCGCACGGCCTGAACGGGGCCGTTCTTGGTCAGGAAGGTGCGGGCCAGCCCGGCCGTACTGATGATTGCCATGGCCCCAGAAAAACAGAGGCTCTTAAAATTTGCAATGACCCCAAGTTTTCAGAGCCTCCAGGGAAGCTAGAATTCGGACATGGCTGAGGGGCTCAGGGAACGGAAGAAGCGCGAGACCAGGCAGCGCATCTCGGACATCGCCACCGGGCTCTTCCTGGAGCGCGGATTCGTGACGGTGACGATCGCCGACGTGGCGGAAGCGGCCGACGTCTCCGTGAACACCGTCTACAACTACTTCCCGGCCAAAGAGGACCTCTTCTTCGACCGCTCCCAGGGCGTCGTCGACCGGCTCTCGCGATGGGTGCGCGGCCGGGACGCGGGGGAGTCGGCCACCCGGGCGGTGCTGCGCGAGCTGCGCGCCGAGATCGAGGCCGTCTCGCCCCGTATGGGCCTCATTGGGGGCTATGACCGTTTCATGCGCTGCATCGAAGAGGCGCCACCGCTGCGCTCCCGGCTGTGGAGCATCCAGCAGGAGCTCCAGGACAACCTGGAGGCGACCCTCCGCGAGGAGACCGGCGCCACCGTCGGCGATCCGCTGCCCGGCCTGATCGCCGGTCAGATCTGCTGGGCCCACGGCACCCTTTTCGTCGCGATCGGCCGCGAGATGGTCAAGGGGCGCAACCCGGACGAAGTGTCACGGGAGATGCTCGTCGTTCTCGACGACATCGAGGAGTTGTTGGGCGAGAAGGTGCTCAACTACGCCGTACGAGGCGGCGCGTGACGCGCGTCTCACGTCGTGAGACGTGAAACGCGTTACTAAGCGCTCACACGCGCTCTCGCGGGCGCTAGTGTCCGCCGGAGAAGCAGGCATAAGCAGCGCGTCAGGGGAGTCGCACAGTGGCAGGGAAGCTCGCCGTCATCGGGGCCGGCCTCATGGGAGCCGGCATCGCCCAGGTCTCCGCCCAGGCGGGCTGGGAGGTGATCCTGCGTGACGTCACCGACGAGGCACTGACGCGGGGCACCGACGGCATCAAGGCGTCGTACGACAAGTTCGTCGCCAAGGGCAAGCTGGAAGCGCACGACGCCGACGCCGCCCTGGCCCGCATCACCGCGACCACCGACCTGGACGCCGCGGCCGACGCGGACGTCGTCGTCGAGGCCGTGTTCGAGAAGCTCGAGGTCAAGCACGAGATCTTCCGCGCGCTCGACAAGATCGTGAAGGACGAGGCGATCCTCGCCTCCAACACCTCCGCCATCCCGATCACCAAGATCGCGGCGGCCACGGAGCGCCCGGAGCGGGTCGTCGGCACGCACTTCTTCTCGCCGGTGCCGATGATGCAGCTGTGCGAACTCGTCCGCGGCTACAAGACCAGCGACGAGACCCTCGCCACGGCCCGGCGGTTCGCCGAGTCGGTGGGCAAGACCTGCATCGTCGTCAACCGCGACGTCGCCGGGTTCGTGACGACCCGTCTCATCTGCGCCCTGGTCGTCGAGGCCGCGAAGCTGCAGGAGTCGGGCGTGGCCAGCGCCGAGGACATCGACCTGGCCTGCAAGCTGGGCTTCGGCCACGCCATGGGCCCGCTGGCGACGGCGGACCTGACCGGCGTCGACATCCTGCTGCACGCCACGAACAACATCTACACCGAGTCCCAGGACGAGAAGTTCGCGGCCCCCGAGTCGATGCGCCGGATGGTTGACGCCGGTGACATCGGACGCAAGAGCGGGCAGGGCTTCTACAAGCACTGAAACCGCACATGCCCCGGGCCCATCACACGCCAGGGTGAATTCGGTATCGGTTCGCTTACAAGAAGCAACCTCTGACTCCTCCACACAGTCAGAGGTTGCATCACCCACATCCAGAACGCGGAGCACGATTCGCACGCACGGGGAGCGCATATGTACATCAGGGGCGACCACGCCGAGCTGGTCGTCGGGGGCCGCCTCGACGTCCGGAGCGCGGCGGACGCCCGTACGGTCCTGCACTCGGCCGTCGACGACGGAGTCGGCGATCTGGTGCTCGACCTGTCCGAACTGGACTCCTGGGACGCCACCGGACTGGGCGTGATCATGGGAGCCCACCGGCGGGCCGGCCGCTGCGGCCGGCGCCTGGTGCTGCGCGGGGTACCGCCGCAGATGCAGCGCCTGCTGGTGGCCACCCGACTGCACCGGATCCTGGCGATCGAGGGGGGCATCGGGGTGGAGACGCTTCCCCGCGTGTGACGCCGCGTACGGGTGTGAGCCGGGCGACCGGGGAGACCCGGACGCACGTCGTCGCATCGGGCGACGCGCACAATCCTCACGAGACCGTGACGTTACGGACGGCGCGGTACCCCGGACTGTCGTAGATACTGTGCGAAGGTTTAGGGTTCGGCTGCCCGCTGCCTTGACACCCTTCGGCGGGACCGGACCAGAAGCGACAGCGCGGTGTGCAGCAAGGCCGGGAGGGGCTTTTCCAAGCACACACACGCTTTTGGGGGGCTTGACCTATGGATCCTGACAACCAGGGACCCGAGGAGTACGGCCACGAAGGTGACGGCCCCGCGCCGCGCCAGCGCCCTCCCAGGGAATCCCTCACACCCGACTTCGCGCAGCACGCGCCGGCGCTCGCCCGCACCGTGCAGCTCGTCTCCGGCGACTTCCTGCTGACCGTCAACCCCGTCGACGGCAGCGAGATAGAGGCCTGCCCGCCCGCCGAACGGCCTGCCCGGCCCGAGAAGCTCACCGCGGCCGAGCGGGCCGAGGCCGAGCGCGCCGCCCGCCCGCCCGTCCCGCCCGGCCCGGCGCTGCCCGTCCTGCCGCTGCTGGCCCGCCAGGACGAGCGCGAGCGCCTGGTGCGCCTGCTCGCCCGCGGCCGCTCCACGCGCCTGACCGGCGCGGCCGGCTCCGGCCGCACCCGCCTCCTGGACCTCGTCGCCGAGGACTGCTCCGACCTCGCCCCCGACGGCGTCGTCCGCCTCAACGGCTTCGGACGCACCGCCGACGACCTGCTGTACGACCTGTTCCACGCGGTGTACAGCGCCCCCCTGCACCGCCCGGACCGGGACGAACTGCTCACCTACGTCCGTGACATCGGTGCGGTCGTCGTCCTCGACGACCTGGAGTTCGGCGGCGCCGCGCTCGACGAGCTGCTGGAGGCGACCCCCGAGTGCGCCTTCCTGCTCGGCGCCACCCCGGACGTGCCGGCCCCCTCCGCCGACGCCGGCGTCGAGGAGGTCCTCCTCGGCGGGCTGGAGCGCGCGGCCGGGCTCGACCTGCTGGAACACGCCGTCGGCCGGACCCTCACCGAGGACGAGTCCAACTGGGCGGGCGACCTCTGGTTCGAGTCCGAGGGCCTGCCGCTGCGCTTCGTCCAGGCCGGTGCCCTGCTGCGGCAGCGCGACCGGCTGCGCGCCGGCACCGGCGCCGTCGACGAGTTCGGCGTCTTCGAGGACGCGCCCCCGGACGACCCCGCCGACTCCTACGACCTCGGTGACGACGTGCCGCTGCCGGCGCTC
It encodes the following:
- a CDS encoding ABC transporter permease, whose amino-acid sequence is MLLHDTALVYGRYLRQSLRSRFALLFGVLMPLLYLLFFGPLLTDLPLGTGGSSWQVLVPGLLLQLGLFGASFAGFSIIIEKGHGVVERMRVTPVSRLALLLGRVLRDATVFVFQAVLLVLAAVVMGLRAPLAGVLIGFAFVALLTLSLAALSYALAMRMDTPQSFGPAINALTMPSMLLSGLMLPMTLGPAWLDALSHLMPFRYLVDAVRDAYVGDYATPHMLYGALVAVGLTALSVTVGTRVFRTA
- a CDS encoding TetR/AcrR family transcriptional regulator — its product is MAEGLRERKKRETRQRISDIATGLFLERGFVTVTIADVAEAADVSVNTVYNYFPAKEDLFFDRSQGVVDRLSRWVRGRDAGESATRAVLRELRAEIEAVSPRMGLIGGYDRFMRCIEEAPPLRSRLWSIQQELQDNLEATLREETGATVGDPLPGLIAGQICWAHGTLFVAIGREMVKGRNPDEVSREMLVVLDDIEELLGEKVLNYAVRGGA
- a CDS encoding 3-hydroxyacyl-CoA dehydrogenase family protein — translated: MAGKLAVIGAGLMGAGIAQVSAQAGWEVILRDVTDEALTRGTDGIKASYDKFVAKGKLEAHDADAALARITATTDLDAAADADVVVEAVFEKLEVKHEIFRALDKIVKDEAILASNTSAIPITKIAAATERPERVVGTHFFSPVPMMQLCELVRGYKTSDETLATARRFAESVGKTCIVVNRDVAGFVTTRLICALVVEAAKLQESGVASAEDIDLACKLGFGHAMGPLATADLTGVDILLHATNNIYTESQDEKFAAPESMRRMVDAGDIGRKSGQGFYKH
- a CDS encoding cob(I)yrinic acid a,c-diamide adenosyltransferase — encoded protein: MVNLTRIYTRTGDQGTTALGDMSRVAKTDLRISAYADANEANAVIGTAIALGGLDEELVKVLTRVQNDLFDVGADLSTPVVENPEFPPLRVEQFYIDKLEADCDRFNEQLDKLRSFILPGGTPGAALLHQACTVVRRAERSTWAALEVHGEVMNPLTATYLNRLSDLLFILARTANKEAGDVLWVPGGER
- a CDS encoding ABC transporter ATP-binding protein, which encodes MAIISTAGLARTFLTKNGPVQAVRSIDLTVREGEILGFLGPNGAGKTTTLRMLTTLLAPSGGAATVAGCDLATDAAGVRRACGYVAQSGGVDPQISVREELVTQGRLYRLTRAQAVERAGELARDLDLTGLLDRRCGALSGGQRRRLDIAMALTHRPKVLFLDEPTTGLDPGSRADLWDLVRRLRDEHGTTVFLTTHYLDEADALSDRLVVVDHGVVVAEGTPSALKLRHGGSLDASLQDTFLAITGRSAAPADQTPVAV
- a CDS encoding STAS domain-containing protein, producing MYIRGDHAELVVGGRLDVRSAADARTVLHSAVDDGVGDLVLDLSELDSWDATGLGVIMGAHRRAGRCGRRLVLRGVPPQMQRLLVATRLHRILAIEGGIGVETLPRV